In the Arachis ipaensis cultivar K30076 chromosome B04, Araip1.1, whole genome shotgun sequence genome, CTCCACAGAGTAAACTCAAGCAGATGACAGTGTGCTACACATGGTTCCACGAGAGGTTCCGGGTTCTCCTTGCAGATGCTACTGATGAGACCGTGCGTGTATACGCACGTGCTTATATCCTGATGCTGTTGTCGTCTCAGCTGTTTGCGGACAAGAACGCAAACCGGGTCCACCTTCGCTGGTTGCCTTATTTGGCATCATTGGACGACTTGGGCAGATATAGCTGGGGCTCGGCTGCACTGGCCTGGTTGTATAGGTGTCTTTGTCGTGGTACAAACAGGAACGTCGTTAACTTGGCTGGGCCGCTACAGCTACTACAGTCTTGGATTTTCTGGAGGTTTCCCACTATCAGGCCCACTGGTTTTGACCGGTTCGGGTTTCCTCTTGCTTCCAGGTAGGGTTTAGTATTTTCCGTTCATAAATTGTAAAAACAGCATCTGTTATTCTTTGTTTTGACATCATTTCAATTAAAATTGTAGGTGGGCTGAGTTTGTGCCGAGGAACGATGCAGGGGCACAGAGATTAGTTTCCGCACGCCTTGCACTGGATCGACTGCGTGTCCACGATGTGAGTCATTTATTTATTGCTGATACTAGAACTAGTTTTTCTTAAATGTCATTGTCTCATGAAACTCTTACTGTTTTGATACAGTTTGTGTGGGAGCCTTATTCTTCTGTTGATGTTGCTGCTGTTATTCATCCGGAGATACTAGCTGACGAGCACCGAAGGCTATGGACGGCCGTCACTAGCCTGATATATTTTGCTGTGATCGAGTGGCACCAGGTCGATAGGGTTCTACCCCAGTTCAGCGGTGTTCAGCATCTCCCACAGCTAGTTCTGAACATAGATTGGCTACATGCGAAGGATGATAGGGGTGGGGACCGGTGGTTTCCCACGTATTATCAGGAGTGGCACTAGCATTGGGAGAACAGGCTTCAGTCATTAAATGTTAATTTTCTTTTGACCAAGCAGTTTAACCGGTTTCAGCTTCTTTTATATGTAGTTCTACGGTTTATTTTATAATGCACAATATGAACGATACCAAAGTGGTTTAATCAAACAGGTAAAATAGCAGGAATTTATTCATAAGAAATTTTTGCATTAAAGAAACATGTTGACAGTCACAGACTTAACCAACCATACGTTACTAAGATTATCTAGACCCTGAAACAACTAAAACAGCATAGACGGCATTTTACACGACATGAGATCTACGCATCCCCTCCACCACTTTGTCTTCGCTGGTGACAGTTCCTCCGCGTATGCCCAGGCTGACGACATAGCCCACAACGCTTCGGCTGGTTCGACTGAGACTGATCCATACTTCCACGGATCCTGGTAGCCTTTGGACGACCTTCCTTTGCACGCCGCATATTGGGGTCAGGAATGATGGTAGGCCCAGCATATGGAGGCCATAGTCCTTCAGGGATAGGTGGGAGAAACCCCTGCTTGTAAACGTTGAACACCTCACTCATACGATACACCTCGTGAACATATGACGCCCAGTTAAGCCGGAAGTAGGCGCAACACGCAATGGCGTGGCAACAAGGATAATGCAGCGCCTGAAAGTGGCCACAGTCGCATCGGTGATCTTTAAGGGAAACTCTATAGCTACCCAGCGAGAAGCTCCCGGTTGGTGTTGTCTCCGCGACGGTGTACTCGGACTGATGCCTGTCGTATAATGTCACAGTGAAGCACCTAGAGTCTCTTAGGTTCCGATCAATAGCCTTGACCAATGCCTGACAGAATTCATGCCCAGATCCAAGTTGTGCCTCTGCTGTCTGTCCCCGTAGCACAAAGAGTTGAGCAAGCCTCCCATAGGTTGACTTAACCAACGATGTAACCGGCAGGTTGCGAGTCCCCTTTAGCACGGAGTTCACACATTCATTGATGTTTGTGGTCATGTGCCCGAACCGTCGACCAGCATCCTCATGTTGGGTCCATTTGTCATACTCCATCCAGTTGGCCCAGTCACACATTGCTGGATTCTCAGTCCGCATGATGTCAAACCAGTAGTAAAACTCAGCCTCAGTCTTTGCGTACGCAGCATTCACCAACATCCTCCTTGAGTCCTTACCTTTGAACGTTAGGGCAAAATTCGCAGCCACATGCCGAATACAGTAGGCCCGGAAAGCCCGAGGAGGCAGCCACCCAGTCTCAGGTGCCTCAAGCACTGCCTTGATCCCATTATGCCTGTCAGAGATAACAAGGATACCCTCCTGAGGAGTCACATGCTCTCGGAGATTGGACAAGAAGAATGACCACGACTCTGCATTTTCGCCCTCCACAAGGGCAAATGCTATCGGGAGGATGTTTGAGTTCCTGTCCTGAGCTATCGCCAACAGCAGCGTCCCTCCATACTTCCCATACAAGTGGGTACCATCAATACTGACGAGGGGCTTGCAATGCCGGAATGCCTCGATACAGAGTGGAAATGTCCAGAAAAGCCGGTGAAAGTACACCGTCGACTCATCAACCCCACCACCAATCCGAACAGGAGACGTCTTCAGCACCGTGATTGTTCCCGGCATTGTCGCCTGGACCCCTAGCATCCAACGTGGCAACTCCGCGTAAGACTCCTCCCAATCTCCATATATTTGTGCCACTGCCTTCTGCTTAGCCATCCAAACCTTCCTGTAACTAGGCCTGAAACCGTAATCGGCTTCTGTCGCTTGTTGAAGTACCTTTACCGTAACCGCAGCATCTGCCCTAACCATAGGAAGAATCCTCGAACAGATAACGTGGTAATCCAGCTGACGGTGATCACTTGAAATAGAAGTTGCGAGGCATGTGTGTGGCCCGTTGTACCTCCTAACCTCCCAAGTGCCCTTTCGTGCACGAAGCGCTACACGAATCAACCAACTACAACCCTTGCCGAATTCCTTGCATTTTCCATGATACTTCAAATGATCTGATTCGATGACTCTGTACTCAACACCTCGCCGGATGCTATAGTCCTTGACACTCAGCACAGCTTCATCTTTACTCTGAAATGATTGCCCAATCTGAAATTCTGTAGAAGATCCCCCTACTGTGTTACCACCGTCTTCCTGTTGACCAAGAGCATCCAAGTTTAGTGTGGAGAAGTGTGGAGGGTATTAATGAGAACCAGAACTTGAAGGCCGATGCTGCGCATGTGGATCGCCACCTGTGTCATCGTTGCTGTCACCTACGATATCAACAGGCTCCTGGTCAGACTCATCGTCACGCATTGCATTCTCTACTTGATCAGGTCCACCAAAGTCTTCGATATAAGGTACCAGGCCACCACCGGTGCCCACAACGTGGGGAGGCTCAATGACTGCTGCATTCTCCAAAGGTACAGAACCAACAACCTCCGTTCGGTTTAAATCAGCTGCAAACGAAGGTGATTGAACCGGCGGAAGATACGGTCTGACCGCATGCATCGAACTAGATGCACCACCCGCGGCAGTTGGGCTAGGAACTGGAGCGGATGCCCCAGAACTGTCGACACCAACCTCCAACTTCGCGAACAACTCATGAATTTTGATCTCCAGAAAACTCCTTACACAGTAGAACAAAACCCTAATATCTTCATCAGCCTTAACCGCAAAGGTTTCAAAATGAACACCGGTCGAGACAACCGCCATGGGAATCTTGTAGAATAGTTTCTTCACCCACTTGCTACCCAACACGCCAAGCTTCTCCAAGATGCTGTTCTTCAAATCTGACAAACTCATCGACGAACGGATAAAAATACTCAGTGGTTCTCTGTCGGTAAACTTCACACCATGgcttttgcttttttttattttcccagAGCAATGCACTAAGGCAAGAAAACTCTCTTCCTCACTAGCCATTATGAGAATGATCTCTTATGGATCTTGAATCACCCACATATATATAGAGTTCCCGTAATTGTAAACCGTGGGAACCTACAAGGTTTTCTGACCATTATTTATCCTACATAAACCGTTGTAACCCACAAGGGTTTATGACCAGCACATTTTTctcataaaccgtggtgacttACCACGGTTTACACTCAATAGTTTTTGCCCCTAAACCGTTGGGACCTGCCACGGTTTATGCACGTTTGGAAACCGTGGTGGGTTGCCACGGATTACATAAAAATGAGTTTTTGCACATGCAGGTAACAACAATCCGTTTTGTACATTTAGGTAAAGGATTCTGccattttatttaaataagtaaattGCCTGAATTTTTATGTAAAATCGAGAGTGAATTATGGGGTTTCATGTCTTTTAGAGAGGATAAAGACATATGGAGTAATAGAGGGAAAGAAGGGGTGAGAATTGGGCGTAACAAGCCCAGGGACTGTTCTGTCCTCTTTGCACACGTGAACACTTAACGGCTACGTGCGCGAGTTAACGTGCCAAGTCAGCAATTTTCATTGATGAGTCACGCTGGAAAATAGACTGGGGACTGATATGTCTAACGGAAGAAAATGATGGGAttaatctgtgtattaatttttcttggggactaaaatgtccgcttttaaaattttaattcttttactaataattattaaattaaattaaagtatttAAGACATATGTtagtgtttcgagggttacctgaaacattGATTTGGATCTGAACGTGAGCAAGAGATTCAGATGCTTAAATTAGTAAGGATTttaagcagatttttagtagagtagacgtgagttatacctgggttcagtgtatttataatagagcTATTAACCACCTTTGTTAGagtaattctatttttttttatagataatTATTCCTTTTATCTTGGAAGTCTATCAAGATTTTTCTTCCTAGTAAATCTTTTGTCTTGTTGAGCCTAACTTTATTTATTGGACCACGATATGAATAgttaattaaagtaaaaattcaTATAGTTGTTTTGatgtgaaattaataattaaaaattattagatcataatttaattaaatttatcaaattatttaacgattctAAACTATCCATTTTATCTAACGACAATTACATCTTTATCATTAGGTAAACCCATTATAAACAATAATCtttattttttactaaaaaaataCTTTGCAATATTATTTTAGTACTTATATTATTTCTGgcactttcctttttttttttcaggaaCAATTACttaatagaaataatataattattattatataggTTTTTCATAAAGCGGAAAGAGAAAACATTTAGAAAAAGtttccttttttgttttcttgaaGAGTAATAGAAAGCAAGCATTGTTTGTCCATTGGAATTTTTCGCTGCATTTTCCAATATTTTCTTTTAAGGTGAATTCTATTGAGcgtgattttttttatatgtgtAGAATTATGTTAGTATTACTAAAAATTGATAAGTGTCTCTTTTAAGAGATTATTTCTGTCAAAAACAGTAGAAATAACAATTTGTACTGGGCATTGTTCAATTTTCATCACGTGAATGAATTGAGATTAATAATGGATAATTATCATAATAACACTGAGTGAGATTAAATTTAATGATGGACTATTATTGGATGTTGGACTTAGTCATTAATGGGTCTTGGATATTTTTGCAAGAAAGCTTTGAAGACAATAGAAAGAGGCTTTTCAGAATTTTATTGTGGGGGCATTAAGATTAAAGTTGCAATAGGGTTTATGGCCTCTAATATGTAATTTGAGACCTAAACTCTATTGCAACTTTAATCTtactttcaaaaatttcaaaactaaataCTAAGCCCAcacaataaattttcaaaaattctttttctattgtttttaaagCCTTCTTGCAAAAACATCCAAGGCTCATCAATAACTAAGTTCAACACCCGATAACATTCCATCGTTAACTTTAATTTTACTCAGTGTCATTATGATAATTATCTATTGTTAATCTCAATTTTTTCAGGTGATGAAAGTTGAACAACACCTGCACAAGCTgtcatttttattgtttttgacaaaaataatctcTTGAAAGAGACACTTATTAATTTTTAGTAGTGCCAACATTATTTtacacatataaaaaaaaaatcatactcTACATGATAGaatttactttcttttaataATCTCTCACTCAAACGGTCAAACCTATTGCCTTCAATCGTTTAACTCTTCACCACCTTCTCTTTTTATATTATTGTATCACTTATATGTAGTATTgtgtaatttatttataaatgatCTTTTTGTGTTGTTGACAATTTTCTGTACTTGGTTCATCACAACTAAGTATTTATTTGGCTTTGAGATCAAACAAATGTCAATTAAATGCTTGAATTCACTTTTTTTTGTATGGGTATAAGACATGTCTTGAGATGATTCAAGATGTCAGTTTATATCATGTTATAGATtgtattgaaaatttgaaattgttCTAACTTTGCTTATCAACTGGCCAATTTATTATCTAGGATTGCTGATTGTGCTTTTAGCGACAATTTTagtataataaaaattttaccgtcattttttttcatttatttcacatttttttaaaaataaatacatcAGACAAAACAGGAAAATGCCTCTTTTCTCAAGTGTCATCTCATCTAAATATCTAATCTAATCATATTTGACCGTATGACTTCACTCACTAACTTATCCCTATCCGATGGCTGTTTCAAactcttatttttattctatGATGGCCTTTTCTACGCCttcaattgaaattgaattagaaATTGGATATGCAAATTTCACCCTACACTTCATGGATGCGCAATCCCATCCTCTTTGCATACAGGATATAAATTGAAAATGAGTTACGCAAACATTGATAATTAATTTAGTAGATGATTTTTATTGGATACATAActtttttttctaattaaaaatattaaaataaactaCTAAAATTGTCCTTAATTTTTAAAAAGCTCAACAAAAATAATTAGATAATTATTTAAAANNNNNNNNNNNNNNNNNNNNNNNNNNNNNNNNNNNNNNNNNNNNNNNNNNNNNNNNNNNNNNNNNNNNNNNNNNNNNNNatatatatatatatatatttaatattattaaaaaaatgagaatgtGTTAAAAAATATTGCATGATATGATCTTACAAACACTAAAACATGCACATAAAAATACaaattattttaactttataGGTGCAAATTGTAAAAATATTTCGCAATGTGAGAAGATGCAAAATGTGCTTAACTTTTGTGAGTAACTCATCAAAACCGGTTTTAAGATTCTGAATTTGATCACCGTTTTTATATTTAAtagtcaaatttttaattaataaaatttaattaatgcttttttaaaataattgaattgtcatttatttcattttggtttgtttatttctttaaaaaaaattacataaaattaaaattaccgAGACTGAAAATTAATGTATTATGTTTAAATATATGCTAACGTGTTTTttaattcgttttttttttttgtaattatcagtgtaaaaataattgaaatcaaattaataagagaaaatttgccaataataataatactttatttttttatttatctttttttaattttatttatcacAACTCTTTCACTTTATTAGTATTCTTAAaaactaattttcttttttattatgcaATTTCAATTTAAATATTGTGATTTCATttcaatattatatttaaaatagaCTATTAGTTAAGATTCTGAATTTGATGACCGTTTTTATACTTAAtagttaaatttttaattaataaaatttaattaatacttTCTTAAAATAATTgaattgtcatttattttattttgttttgtttatttcttttaaaaaaaattacataaaattaaaattactgtgACTGGAAATTAATGTATTATGTTTAAATATATGCTAAGGTCCTTCTTAATTcgtttttttttgtaattatcaatgtaaaaataattgaaatcaaattagtaAGAAAAAATTTACCAATAATAGTaatactttatttgttttctatttatctttttttttaaattttatttgtcaCAACTCTTTCACTTTATTAGTATTCTTAAaaactaattttcttttttattatgcaATTTCAATCTAAATATTGTGATTTTATttcaatattatatttaaaatagaCTATTATTGACATTTATACCTTTATAGGCACTAAAACACATAAAACTCTCGAACTTTAAATTTTGCACAAAAAATTCaacaaaatactaaataaaaatatttctacaAATATAATTGGGtcaaaagaataaaattttttaaatattataaaattcaataattacaaaaaaaattttatttaacaataaaaaaagcatccaaatgaaattcaaattttaaaacacaatatgtatatataatttatttaatttaattcgagtctcaattctatgtttgataaaaaaaaagaatagattttgaaaaaatttttattttaaacacgGGATTAACCTAATGTCATCCTTAGCCACCATTTTTTATGTCTCCATAAAACTCAACTAAATATAAACCTAATCTATTGTGTTACAACACATTCTTCATAAGT is a window encoding:
- the LOC107635786 gene encoding uncharacterized protein LOC107635786 produces the protein MSLSDLKNSILEKLGVLGSKWVKKLFYKIPMAVVSTGVHFETFAVKADEDIRVLFYCVRSFLEIKIHELFAKLEVGVDSSGASAPVPSPTAAGGASSSMHAVRPYLPPVQSPSFAADLNRTEVVGSVPLENAAVIEPPHVVGTGGGLVPYIEDFGGPDQVENAMRDDESDQEPVDIEDGGNTVGGSSTEFQIGQSFQSKDEAVLSVKDYSIRRGVEYRVIESDHLKYHGKCKEFGKGCSWLIRVALRARKGTWEVRRYNGPHTCLATSISSDHRQLDYHVICSRILPMVRADAAVTVKVLQQATEADYGFRPSYRKVWMAKQKAVAQIYGDWEESYAELPRWMLGVQATMPGTITVLKTSPVRIGGGVDESTVYFHRLFWTFPLCIEAFRHCKPLVSIDGTHLYGKYGGTLLLAIAQDRNSNILPIAFALVEGENAESWSFFLSNLREHVTPQEGILVISDRHNGIKAVLEAPETGWLPPRAFRAYCIRHVAANFALTFKGKDSRRMLVNAAYAKTEAEFYYWFDIMRTENPAMCDWANWMEYDKWTQHEDAGRRFGHMTTNINECVNSVLKGTRNLPVTSLVKSTYGRLAQLFVLRGQTAEAQLGSGHEFCQALVKAIDRNLRDSRCFTVTLYDRHQSEYTVAETTPTGSFSLGSYRVSLKDHRCDCGHFQALHYPCCHAIACCAYFRLNWASYVHEVYRMSEVFNVYKQGFLPPIPEGLWPPYAGPTIIPDPNMRRAKEGRPKATRIRGSMDQSQSNQPKRCGLCRQPGHTRRNCHQRRQSGGGDA